One Nocardia farcinica genomic region harbors:
- a CDS encoding alpha/beta fold hydrolase yields MSPTTERPTTERLGAGRYREAAAAPAATVTSVHELATADGAKVAGVLRSVPGARTVVALMHPRQDLTHHVLVPELLARGYAVWTQGARSPNNDIALIHEQALLDVAAGQVFLRDTGFEHVVTLGHSGGGTLFAFYHQQAGRAPGERLTQTPAGRPIDLAAADMPLPDGAVFLAPHPGQGALLLRLIDPSVVDESDPLSVDPALNPFDPANGFAEPPHSSTYSADFVRRYRAAQRERIERLDAVARARVAEAAAARRRFTTSHDPADRRAALVPRVLTVYRTDADLRFTDLSLSPNERPYGSLFGRRPDLTDYGLVGFGRFSTPEAWLSTWSGLSTNADFVRCAPGVTVPSLFVELTGDQACFPEDAAAMVAALGAADTTHIRVRGTHFGGPIAEGEPTGASLAAVEIDRWLAERFAR; encoded by the coding sequence ATGAGCCCGACCACCGAACGCCCGACCACCGAACGACTCGGGGCGGGGCGATATCGCGAGGCCGCCGCGGCGCCGGCGGCCACCGTGACCTCGGTGCACGAGCTGGCCACCGCCGACGGCGCGAAGGTCGCCGGCGTCCTGCGCAGCGTGCCCGGCGCCCGAACCGTGGTCGCGCTCATGCATCCGCGCCAGGATCTCACCCACCACGTGCTGGTTCCCGAACTGCTCGCGCGCGGGTACGCGGTGTGGACGCAAGGCGCGCGGTCGCCCAACAACGACATCGCCCTGATCCACGAACAGGCCCTCCTCGACGTCGCGGCGGGTCAGGTCTTTCTGCGCGACACCGGATTCGAGCACGTGGTGACGCTCGGGCACTCCGGCGGCGGCACCTTGTTCGCGTTCTACCACCAGCAGGCGGGCCGCGCTCCGGGCGAGCGGCTCACGCAGACCCCGGCCGGGCGGCCCATCGATCTGGCTGCCGCGGACATGCCGCTGCCGGACGGCGCGGTGTTCCTGGCCCCGCATCCCGGGCAGGGTGCCCTGCTGCTGCGGCTGATCGATCCGTCCGTGGTGGACGAGTCCGACCCGCTGAGCGTGGACCCGGCGCTGAACCCCTTCGATCCGGCCAACGGGTTCGCCGAACCGCCGCACAGTTCCACCTACTCCGCCGATTTCGTCCGGCGGTACCGGGCGGCCCAGCGCGAGCGGATCGAACGTCTGGACGCCGTGGCCCGCGCCCGGGTGGCCGAGGCCGCAGCGGCGCGGCGCCGGTTCACCACCTCGCACGACCCGGCCGACCGCCGGGCCGCCCTCGTGCCACGGGTGCTCACGGTCTACCGCACCGACGCCGACCTGCGTTTCACCGATCTGTCGCTGAGCCCGAACGAACGCCCCTACGGCTCGCTGTTCGGCCGCCGCCCGGACCTCACCGATTACGGACTGGTCGGCTTCGGCCGGTTCAGCACCCCGGAGGCGTGGTTGTCCACCTGGTCGGGACTGAGCACCAACGCCGACTTCGTGCGGTGCGCACCGGGAGTCACGGTGCCGTCGTTGTTCGTCGAACTCACCGGCGACCAGGCCTGTTTCCCGGAGGATGCCGCCGCGATGGTCGCCGCGCTCGGCGCCGCCGACACGACCCACATCCGCGTCCGCGGAACGCATTTCGGCGGACCGATCGCCGAGGGCGAGCCCACCGGCGCGAGCCTGGCCGCGGTGGAGATCGACCGCTGGCTGGCGGAGAGGTTCGCGCGGTGA
- a CDS encoding metallophosphoesterase family protein has product MRVLIMSDTHVPVRAKDLPEVLWREVDAADVVVHAGDWIEPGLLDRLEARSARLVAVHGNNDGPELRARLPEIAHADLDGVRLAVVHETGPAKGREQRCARAFPDTDVLIFGHSHIPWDTVAPTGLRLLNPGSPTDRRRQPEHTYLTAVAVAGQLRDVVLHPIPRS; this is encoded by the coding sequence ATGCGGGTGCTGATCATGTCCGACACGCACGTGCCGGTGCGCGCGAAGGATCTGCCGGAGGTGCTCTGGCGGGAGGTGGACGCGGCCGACGTCGTCGTGCACGCGGGCGACTGGATCGAACCCGGACTGCTGGACCGGCTCGAAGCCCGCAGCGCCCGGCTCGTCGCCGTCCACGGCAACAACGACGGGCCGGAGCTGCGGGCCCGGCTGCCCGAGATCGCCCACGCCGACCTCGACGGCGTGCGGCTGGCCGTGGTGCACGAGACCGGCCCGGCCAAGGGCCGCGAGCAGCGCTGCGCCCGCGCCTTCCCCGACACCGACGTGCTGATCTTCGGGCACAGCCACATCCCCTGGGACACGGTTGCGCCCACCGGGTTACGGTTGCTCAATCCCGGCTCGCCGACCGACCGGCGCAGACAGCCCGAACACACCTACCTGACGGCGGTCGCCGTGGCGGGCCAGTTACGGGATGTCGTCCTGCACCCGATCCCGCGGTCTTAG
- the eutC gene encoding ethanolamine ammonia-lyase subunit EutC, whose protein sequence is MEIDNAADSPQDVWAPLRRTTQARIGLGRTGNALPTRRVLEFRAAHAAARDAVHLPFDAAAFAERIAAVGLGAPSVVRSNAGDRGEYLRRPDLGRTPADLSAVPRTDADIGIVLADGLSPRALDEHGPGLLEALAAELRPHYRLAPPVLAVQARVALGDHIGAALGVGTLIVLIGERPGLSVADSLGIYLTHLPRPGRTDADRNCVSNIHPPEGLGYQRAAAITAALVAGARRLGRSGVALKDTSGDELAGTESLVLD, encoded by the coding sequence GTGGAGATCGACAACGCCGCCGATTCCCCGCAGGACGTGTGGGCGCCGCTGCGCCGCACCACCCAGGCCAGGATCGGGCTGGGCCGCACCGGCAACGCCCTGCCCACCCGGCGGGTGCTGGAGTTCCGTGCCGCGCACGCCGCCGCCCGCGACGCCGTGCACCTGCCGTTCGACGCCGCCGCCTTCGCCGAGCGGATCGCCGCCGTCGGGCTCGGTGCGCCGTCGGTGGTGCGCAGCAACGCGGGCGACCGCGGGGAATACCTGCGCAGACCGGATCTCGGCCGCACCCCCGCCGACCTGTCCGCGGTGCCGCGCACCGACGCCGACATCGGTATCGTCCTGGCCGACGGGCTGTCCCCGCGTGCCCTCGACGAACACGGCCCCGGCCTGCTCGAGGCACTGGCCGCGGAGCTGCGCCCGCACTACCGGCTCGCCCCGCCGGTGCTGGCCGTGCAGGCCAGGGTCGCACTCGGCGATCACATCGGCGCGGCGCTCGGCGTGGGCACCCTGATCGTGCTCATCGGCGAACGGCCCGGCCTCTCGGTCGCCGACAGCCTCGGGATCTATCTCACCCACCTGCCCCGCCCCGGCCGCACGGACGCCGACCGCAACTGCGTCTCCAACATCCACCCGCCCGAAGGTCTCGGCTACCAGCGGGCGGCGGCCATCACCGCCGCCCTGGTCGCGGGCGCCCGCAGGCTCGGCCGCTCCGGCGTCGCGCTCAAGGACACCTCCGGAGACGAGCTGGCGGGCACGGAATCCCTGGTCCTGGACTGA
- a CDS encoding ethanolamine ammonia-lyase subunit EutB — protein sequence MTYHQSVSGRNYSFGSLVEVLAKATPLRSGDQLAGCAAESDAERAAACWVLADLPLTTFLDEQVVPYETDAVTRLIVDGHDRAAFAPIAHLTVGGFRDWLLATAAGPDAAATLSGVAAGLTPEMVAAVSKLMRNQDLIAVAKAATVTSAFRTTIGLPGRIATRLQPNHPTDDPRGIAAATLDGLLMGCGDAVIGINPATDSPRATADLLHLLDDIRTRFDIPMQSCVLSHVTTTMALIERNVPVDLVFQSIAGTEGANASFGITLPMLAEANEAARSLGRGTVGDNVMYLETGQGSALSAGAHLGTGGLPVDQQTLEARAYAVARALDPLLVNTVVGFIGPEYLYDGKQIIRAGLEDHFCGKLLGLPMGVDVCYTNHAEADQDDMDTLLTLLGVAGAAFVIAVPGADDVMLGYQSLSFHDALYVRQVLGLRAAPEFETWLHGLGMADEAGRIRPVDADASPLLALTTR from the coding sequence ATGACCTACCACCAGAGCGTGTCCGGCCGGAACTACAGCTTCGGCTCGCTGGTGGAGGTGCTGGCCAAGGCCACCCCGCTGCGCTCCGGCGACCAGCTCGCCGGGTGCGCGGCGGAGTCCGACGCCGAACGCGCCGCCGCCTGCTGGGTGCTGGCCGACCTGCCGCTGACCACCTTCCTCGACGAACAGGTGGTGCCCTACGAGACCGACGCGGTGACCCGGCTGATCGTCGACGGACACGACCGCGCGGCCTTCGCGCCGATCGCGCACCTCACCGTCGGCGGGTTCCGCGATTGGCTGCTGGCCACCGCCGCAGGCCCCGACGCCGCGGCGACCCTGTCGGGCGTCGCCGCGGGCCTGACGCCGGAGATGGTCGCGGCGGTCTCGAAGCTCATGCGCAACCAGGACCTGATCGCGGTCGCCAAGGCCGCGACGGTCACCTCGGCGTTCCGCACGACCATCGGCCTGCCGGGCCGCATCGCCACCCGGCTCCAGCCGAACCATCCCACCGACGACCCGCGCGGCATCGCCGCCGCCACCCTGGACGGGCTGCTCATGGGCTGCGGCGACGCCGTCATCGGCATCAACCCCGCCACCGATTCGCCCCGGGCGACCGCGGACCTGCTGCACCTGCTCGACGACATCCGCACCCGCTTCGACATCCCGATGCAGTCCTGCGTGCTCTCGCACGTGACCACGACGATGGCGCTGATCGAGCGGAACGTGCCCGTGGACCTGGTGTTCCAGTCCATCGCGGGCACCGAGGGCGCCAACGCGAGCTTCGGGATCACTCTGCCGATGCTGGCCGAGGCCAACGAGGCGGCTCGCTCGCTGGGGCGGGGGACCGTCGGCGACAACGTCATGTATCTGGAAACCGGCCAGGGATCGGCGCTGTCGGCCGGTGCGCATCTGGGCACCGGCGGGTTGCCGGTGGATCAGCAGACGCTGGAGGCGCGGGCCTACGCGGTGGCCCGCGCGCTCGACCCGCTGCTGGTCAACACCGTGGTCGGCTTCATCGGGCCGGAGTATCTCTACGACGGCAAGCAGATCATCCGCGCCGGGCTGGAGGACCACTTCTGCGGCAAGCTGCTCGGCCTGCCGATGGGCGTGGACGTCTGCTACACCAACCACGCCGAGGCCGATCAGGACGACATGGACACCCTGCTCACCCTGCTCGGGGTGGCCGGCGCGGCTTTCGTGATCGCGGTGCCCGGCGCCGACGACGTCATGCTCGGCTACCAGAGCCTGTCCTTCCACGACGCGCTGTATGTGCGTCAGGTGCTCGGCCTGCGGGCCGCACCCGAGTTCGAGACCTGGCTGCACGGGCTCGGGATGGCCGACGAGGCGGGCCGCATCCGGCCCGTCGACGCGGACGCCTCGCCACTGCTCGCCCTGACCACGCGCTGA
- the eat gene encoding ethanolamine permease has product MSVLDADKSRNQGSESHEESNDYLARRQLKRGSAGWLLLAGLGVSYVISGDYSGWNFGLEQGGFGGLAIAAVIIAGMYLAMVLGMAEMSSALPAAGGGYTFARRALGPWGGFATGTAILIEYAIAPAAIATFIGAYVESLGLFGIQDGWWVYLAVYAIFIGIHLSGVGEALKVMFVITAIALVGLIVFVVAAIGEFDPANLTDIPVSDAAGASSVLPHGYLGIWAAIPFAIWFFLAVEGVPLAAEETKNPERNVPRGIVAAMGVLLVTCALVLVLTTGAGGAEAMQSSGNPLVEALGDSGAAKVVNYIGLAGLIASFFSIIYAYSRQLFALSRAGYLPKSLSVTNSRKAPVLALIVPGTIGFGLTFTGQGSMLLNMAVFGAALSYVLMMTSHIVLRRREPGMARPYRTPGGIATTGFALVVAAFAVVATFLVDTTAALCCLAVFAAFLAYFGLYSRHRLVANSPDEEFAVLARAEEELE; this is encoded by the coding sequence ATGTCTGTTCTCGACGCCGACAAATCCCGGAATCAAGGGAGCGAATCGCACGAGGAATCCAACGATTACCTGGCCAGACGCCAGCTGAAACGCGGCAGCGCCGGCTGGCTGCTGCTGGCCGGGCTCGGCGTGAGTTATGTGATCTCCGGCGACTATTCCGGCTGGAACTTCGGGCTGGAACAAGGCGGTTTCGGCGGCCTGGCCATCGCCGCGGTGATCATCGCGGGCATGTATCTGGCGATGGTGCTCGGCATGGCCGAGATGAGCTCGGCACTGCCCGCCGCGGGCGGCGGCTACACCTTCGCCCGGCGCGCGCTCGGCCCCTGGGGCGGATTCGCCACCGGCACGGCCATTCTCATCGAATACGCCATCGCGCCCGCCGCGATCGCCACCTTCATCGGCGCCTACGTGGAGTCGCTCGGCCTGTTCGGCATCCAGGACGGCTGGTGGGTGTACCTGGCCGTCTACGCGATCTTCATCGGCATCCATCTCAGCGGTGTCGGCGAGGCGCTCAAGGTCATGTTCGTGATCACCGCGATCGCGCTGGTGGGCCTGATCGTGTTCGTCGTCGCCGCGATCGGGGAATTCGACCCGGCCAACCTGACCGACATCCCGGTCTCCGACGCCGCCGGTGCCTCCAGCGTGCTGCCGCACGGCTACCTCGGCATCTGGGCGGCGATCCCGTTCGCCATCTGGTTCTTCCTGGCGGTGGAAGGCGTGCCGCTGGCGGCCGAGGAGACGAAGAACCCCGAGCGCAACGTGCCGCGCGGTATCGTCGCGGCCATGGGCGTGCTGCTCGTGACCTGCGCGCTCGTGCTGGTGCTCACCACCGGCGCGGGCGGGGCCGAGGCCATGCAGTCCTCGGGCAACCCGCTGGTCGAGGCCCTCGGCGACAGCGGGGCGGCCAAGGTGGTCAACTACATCGGCCTGGCCGGGCTGATCGCCAGCTTCTTCTCCATCATCTACGCCTACTCCCGCCAGCTGTTCGCGCTCTCGCGCGCCGGATACCTGCCGAAGTCGCTGTCGGTCACCAACTCTCGCAAGGCGCCGGTGCTCGCGCTGATCGTGCCGGGCACGATCGGGTTCGGGCTCACCTTCACCGGGCAGGGGTCGATGCTGCTGAACATGGCCGTGTTCGGCGCCGCGCTGAGCTATGTGCTGATGATGACCAGCCACATCGTGCTGCGCCGCCGCGAACCGGGGATGGCGCGGCCCTACCGCACCCCCGGCGGCATCGCGACCACCGGCTTCGCCCTGGTCGTCGCCGCGTTCGCGGTGGTGGCCACCTTCCTGGTGGACACCACGGCCGCGCTGTGCTGCCTGGCGGTGTTCGCCGCCTTCCTGGCCTACTTCGGTCTCTACAGCCGCCACCGCCTGGTCGCCAACTCGCCCGACGAGGAGTTCGCGGTCCTGGCCCGCGCCGAGGAGGAACTCGAATGA
- a CDS encoding APC family permease, giving the protein MPEAQGRQLIAEQSPVRGLDRRRLPFAPVLAQSVAAVAPAGTAGVTPALVLATAGGGGALVAFVCAAVLTLLVSACVRPMAQRMASVGGLYTYVARGLGPKAAVPTGWSAIVGYGAVSIAGLIAVGAYLAHVAASIGLARGTPAVAVGAVAVTAALAVGVVLIRGIRMSAWTTLGVECVSIVIVAAVLLVLMTTHHADAPVGSAFTFDGDLQILAVGVVVAVSAFVGFESSTTLSGEAQQPFRSIPRSVTWTPLLSAAIYLTAVPILAIALRHAPPAVRESSTPLVELLVSDGSRLLAAFLDLGIAASFFACTLASMNALVRVLFCMGREGVAPRTFGHVHPRFRTPSHAALAALAVVAVVPVVVLAVGATPEEGLRAFLTLSACGYLGSYFAVCVSAPVLLRRIGENSARVWVLGTLTSVLLLFLAGNAAISTVRDGNRVILVYGLIMAVAVLYTGYLAVVAPRRLAAVGIYDETQRSDLARVATFR; this is encoded by the coding sequence ATGCCCGAGGCGCAGGGACGGCAGCTGATCGCCGAGCAGTCCCCGGTCCGCGGCCTGGACCGGCGGCGCCTGCCGTTCGCGCCCGTGCTCGCCCAGTCGGTGGCCGCCGTCGCCCCGGCAGGCACCGCGGGCGTGACGCCCGCGCTGGTGCTGGCGACCGCGGGCGGCGGCGGAGCGCTGGTGGCGTTCGTCTGCGCGGCGGTGCTCACGCTGCTGGTCTCGGCGTGTGTGCGGCCGATGGCGCAGCGGATGGCGTCGGTCGGCGGCCTCTACACCTATGTCGCGCGGGGGCTCGGCCCGAAGGCCGCCGTGCCGACGGGCTGGTCGGCGATCGTCGGTTACGGCGCGGTGTCCATCGCCGGTCTCATCGCCGTCGGCGCCTACCTCGCGCACGTGGCCGCGAGCATCGGGCTCGCCCGCGGCACGCCCGCGGTCGCGGTGGGCGCGGTCGCGGTGACCGCCGCGCTGGCCGTGGGGGTGGTGCTGATCCGCGGCATCCGCATGTCGGCCTGGACGACCCTCGGAGTGGAGTGCGTGTCGATCGTCATCGTCGCGGCGGTGCTACTGGTGCTGATGACGACCCATCACGCCGACGCGCCGGTGGGTTCGGCGTTCACCTTCGACGGCGACCTGCAGATCCTGGCCGTGGGGGTGGTGGTCGCGGTGAGCGCGTTCGTCGGCTTCGAAAGTTCCACCACGCTCAGCGGCGAAGCGCAGCAACCGTTCCGGTCGATCCCCCGCTCCGTCACGTGGACTCCGCTGCTGTCGGCGGCGATCTACCTCACCGCGGTGCCGATCCTGGCGATCGCGCTGCGGCACGCACCGCCCGCGGTGCGCGAGAGCTCCACCCCGCTGGTGGAACTGCTCGTCTCCGACGGCTCCCGGCTGCTGGCGGCGTTCCTGGATCTCGGCATCGCCGCCTCGTTCTTCGCCTGCACGCTGGCCTCGATGAACGCGCTGGTGCGGGTGCTGTTCTGCATGGGCCGCGAAGGCGTCGCGCCGCGCACCTTCGGCCACGTGCACCCGCGCTTCCGGACGCCCTCGCACGCCGCGCTCGCCGCGCTGGCCGTGGTGGCGGTGGTGCCGGTGGTCGTCCTGGCCGTGGGCGCGACGCCGGAGGAAGGTCTGCGCGCGTTCCTCACCCTCAGCGCCTGCGGCTATCTGGGCAGCTATTTCGCGGTGTGCGTGTCGGCGCCGGTGCTGTTGCGCCGCATCGGGGAGAACAGCGCGCGGGTGTGGGTGCTCGGCACGCTCACCTCGGTGCTGCTGCTGTTCCTCGCGGGCAACGCGGCGATCTCGACGGTACGCGACGGCAATCGGGTGATCCTGGTGTACGGCCTGATCATGGCGGTGGCGGTGCTCTACACC